GGATGGGGATGGCTGACGAGCAGCATCAGCTCCTGCTCATCGCGGATGCAGCCCGTCGACACGACGCCTCGAAACGTGTGCTCCAAGCACCCTCCCAGGACGAGGTCCGCTGCCTACACCACGGGAGGCAAGCCGGGCCAGCACCCCCTCCCCGGCCCCCTCCGGAGGCCGTCCCGTGTCTCCCACCAGCCAGGCGCGCGCCCGGCCCCTCACGGGGAAGTTGAGAAACCGGGGTGACCCTCTAGAGTAGAACCGTCATGAAAGCCCCGGAGAAGGACGAAGACTTCATCCAGTGGTACGAGGACTGCTGGGCGGACCGCGATGAAGTCGAGTACCCCAAGATGTTCGGCGCCATCGACGAAGGCGTCTTCACACTCGACCAGACGGACGCCATCCAGGCCTGGATGGAGAGCGAAATCGCGCAGGTAGAAGGTGAACCGGACCCCAACTGGGGCCCCATGGGCGTGCGAGTGGCCAAGCCCAGCCCCGACTATCCCTACTGGACCTACGTCACCAGCGGCCTGTCCAACCCCTTCACCATCGCCCCCGGTGAGGAGATCGCCGCCGACGCCACCAGCGGCATCGGCTACGAGATGGTCATCCACACCCCGGAGGAGGCCAAGTGGCCCGTGTTCCGGCTGCTGGACATGATGGCCTACAACCTCGTGTGCATGCGCGCCTTCGCGCTCAACCACCGCTACCCCGTCGAGGGCACCCTGGACGGCGGCGACTCCAAGCTCAGCGGCTTCGTGTTCGTCAGGGACCCCTCGCGCCCCGACCACTTCGCCCTGGAGAGCGGCAAGGTGCAGCTGCTCACGCTCGTCGGCGTCACCAAGAACGAGATGGCCTTCGCGCGCTCCAACGGCATGGACAAGCTGATGGAGAAGCTGGTCGCCGCGGGCTCGGGCTACATCACCCAGCCCGAGCGCGACGAAGTGAAGCTGTAGTCACCCTCTTCGCGCCACGCGCGGCAGCGGCTCCAGGGCCCTGTCGCGCGGGGGCGCGCCCTCCACCAGCGCCCTGAGCGTCCCCGGGTCGAACGGCTTCTCGATTCGAGGCAGCGGCACCGACTGGAGGAACGCCCGCGCCCGCTCCGTGAAGGCGCCGCCCGTCATGAAGACGAAGCGCGACAGGAGCTCCGGCCCGCGCGCCGTCAGCTCCGCGTGCAGGTCCATCCCCGTCAGGTCCGCCATCATCAGGTCGCAGAACACGCGGTCGAAGTCCGCGTCCCGCTCGAGCAGCGCCAGCGCCTCGCGGCCACTATGCGTCACCACCACCTCGTGGTGCCGTCCCAGCAGCCGCCGCAGGAGCGATGCGAGCTGAGGCTCGTCGTCCACCACCAGCACCCGCTTGCGCTCCGGCACGTCCCTGGGCGCGCCCTTGGCCACCGTGTCCGCCACCACCGCCGTCACTGGCAGGCGCACGCGGAACATGCTCCCCGTGCCGGGCGAGGTGTCCACGCTCAGCTCGCCACGCATGCTGCGCACCATGCCCAGGCTGGTGGACAAGCCCAGCCCGCTGCCCTCGCCCACCGCGCGCGTGGTGAAGAACGGCTCGAAGACGCGCTCGGCCACCTCGGGCGTCATGCCGTGCCCCGTGTCCGCCACCTCCACCACCACCCACGGGCCCTCCAGCCATGTGGACAGCGTGACGCGGTGCCGGGTGAAGTCGCCCTCGGGAATCGCGTGCGCCGCGTTGACGAGCAGGTGCAGGAACACCTGCCCCAGCCGCGCCTCGTGCGCCATCACCGTGGGCACCTGCGAGTAGCGCCGCACCACCTCCGCCCGGTAGCGCAGGTGCGGCATCGCCATGGCCAGCCCGAACTCCAGCGCCGCGTGCACGTCCACCGGGGACAGGTGCGGCTCGTCCGCGCGGGCGAACGTCTGCAAATCGCGCACGATGACGCGGATGCGCTCGGCGCCCTCGCGGGCCTCGCGCAGCGCATCCAAGGCCTCGGCCAGCGGACCGCCCTGCACCTGGCCCTGCAGCACCGTCTCCATCTGCTCCAGCGCGAACTGGAGGTTGCCGCTGACGTAGGAGAGCGGGTTGTTGATTTCGTGCCCCACGCCCTCCGCGAGCTGCCCCGCCATGGCCAGCTTCTCCGACTGCACCAGCCGCTCGCGCGCGGCCACCAGCTCCTGCGTGCGCTCGCGCACCAGGGCCTCGGCCTCCAGGCGCCCCGAGTGCTCACGCGTCAGCAGCGCGTCCCGCTCCGCCTCCGCGCGCTTCTTGCCGGTGATGTCGCGCGAGAAGACGGAGACGTTCTGCCCCGAGCACCACGCGTGCACCTCGTGCCAGCGCTCCGGCGCGGTGCGCACCTCGAAGATGGTGGACGAGCCCTCGGCGGCCACGCGCCGCAGCTCGCGCTCGAACAGCGTGCCCACCAGCTCCGGGCACGCCTGCCACAGAATCCGGCGGAAGACCTGCTCCTGCGTGCGCCCGGTGATTTCGGCGGCCTGGCGATTCACGTAGGTGATGCGCCACTCGGCGTCCACGGTGAAGAACGCCTCGGGTGTGCTCTCCAGCACGTCGCGCACCCAGTCCAGCGTGTCGCGAAGGCCCTCCTCCATCCGCAGCGCGCTGGTGACGTCGCGCAGGCGCAACAGCACACCGTCACGCAGCGGCACCGCGGTGCCGAGCAGCCACGCATCGCCCTCCGGGAAGCTGTCCGCGGCGGGTCGCCCGGACTCCACCACCTGCTTGAGGACGGCGAGCCGCCCCCCGAGTCCCGCCACCGGCGAGATGTCGCCCAATCGCTTGCCACGCAGCGAATCGGTGCCGTGCCCGAGCGCGCGGGACGCGGCGGGGTTGGCCCACAGCCACTCGAAGTCGACGATGGCGCCGGACGCGTCGCGCACGGCGCTCAACACCATGCACCCTTCCGAGTCATGGCGCTCCGCTTCTTCCAGCGCCTCCAAGAGCGTGTCCGCGCCCAGGGCCGGGACTGTCTGTCTCGTGTCCTTCGCCGACATGCCCCGCTCACTCCGGGCATCCGCGCCACCCGGAGGCCAAATCTCCGGAACCCTTCATCAGGGCCGCAATTCCTGGAAACGTCCGGAGTCCCCGCATGTCGCCATGAAAGGCCCGCAGGCACAAGCCGAGGATGCGAGACCCACATCCGCCTCCCTGACACCTCGGAGCACCGGGTTGAATACGATGGGCCGACCTCTCGCGTGTCCCCTTCTATCCAGGGAGCGGACCAGGATGCCTTCCCGGACATGACGCCCACCCTCATCACCGACGTCCGCTTCGAGCCGTTGGACCTGCCGCTGACGGAGCCGTTCGGCATCGCCACGGGAGCGCAGCACGCGGCCGAGAACGTGTTGGTGAAGCTGACGCTCGCGGACGGCACGGTGGGGTTGGGCGAGGCGGCGCCGTTCCCCGCGGTGAGTGGGGAGACGCAGGCGAGCACGCTCGCGGCGCTGGAGGCGGTGCGCGCGGGACTCATGGGTCGAGACGTGCGTGCCTGGCGGCCCTTGTCCGAGTGGCTCGGGGATGGACTGGCGCTGGCGCCGGCGGGGCGGGCGGGCGTGGAGATGGCGGTGCTGGACGCGCTGGCGCGGCATCACCGCGTGCCGCTGTACGTGATGCTGGGCGGGGCGGGGACGGTGCTGGACATCGACATGACGGTGACGGTGGGGGACGTCAGGCATGCCGCGGAGTCGGCGCGGTCCATCCTGAAGCGCGGCATCACCACGTTGAAGGTGAAGGTCGGCGCGCTCTCGCCGGACCAGGACGCGGCGCGGATGGTGGCCATCCACGAGGTGGCGCCCCAGGCGCGGCTGTTCGCGGACGCGAATGGGGGTTACGACGTGGCGGAGGCGCTCGCGTTCGTGAAGGAGCTGGAGCGGGCGGGGGTGCCGCTGGCGTTGTTGGAGCAGCCAGTGCCGGCCTCCGACCTGGCGGGGATGGCGGAGGTGGCGAAGCGCTCGAAGGTGCGGGTGTGCGCGGACGAGTCGGCGCGCTCGGCGAAGGACGTGATGCGGCTCATCCGCGAGGGCGCGGCGCACGGCATCAACATCAAGACGATGAAGTGCGGGGTGGTGGAGTCGCTGACGATGTGGAGCCTGGCGCGGGCGGCGGGGTTGGAGTTGATGGTGGGAGGGATGGTGGAGAGCGTGTTGGCGATGAGCGCGTCGGCGCACCTGGCGGCGGGGTTGGGGGGCTTCACGTACGCGGATCTGGACACGCCGTTGTTCATCGCGCGGCATCCGTTCCG
The Myxococcus guangdongensis genome window above contains:
- a CDS encoding ATP-binding protein, producing the protein MSAKDTRQTVPALGADTLLEALEEAERHDSEGCMVLSAVRDASGAIVDFEWLWANPAASRALGHGTDSLRGKRLGDISPVAGLGGRLAVLKQVVESGRPAADSFPEGDAWLLGTAVPLRDGVLLRLRDVTSALRMEEGLRDTLDWVRDVLESTPEAFFTVDAEWRITYVNRQAAEITGRTQEQVFRRILWQACPELVGTLFERELRRVAAEGSSTIFEVRTAPERWHEVHAWCSGQNVSVFSRDITGKKRAEAERDALLTREHSGRLEAEALVRERTQELVAARERLVQSEKLAMAGQLAEGVGHEINNPLSYVSGNLQFALEQMETVLQGQVQGGPLAEALDALREAREGAERIRVIVRDLQTFARADEPHLSPVDVHAALEFGLAMAMPHLRYRAEVVRRYSQVPTVMAHEARLGQVFLHLLVNAAHAIPEGDFTRHRVTLSTWLEGPWVVVEVADTGHGMTPEVAERVFEPFFTTRAVGEGSGLGLSTSLGMVRSMRGELSVDTSPGTGSMFRVRLPVTAVVADTVAKGAPRDVPERKRVLVVDDEPQLASLLRRLLGRHHEVVVTHSGREALALLERDADFDRVFCDLMMADLTGMDLHAELTARGPELLSRFVFMTGGAFTERARAFLQSVPLPRIEKPFDPGTLRALVEGAPPRDRALEPLPRVARRG
- a CDS encoding suppressor of fused domain protein, with amino-acid sequence MKAPEKDEDFIQWYEDCWADRDEVEYPKMFGAIDEGVFTLDQTDAIQAWMESEIAQVEGEPDPNWGPMGVRVAKPSPDYPYWTYVTSGLSNPFTIAPGEEIAADATSGIGYEMVIHTPEEAKWPVFRLLDMMAYNLVCMRAFALNHRYPVEGTLDGGDSKLSGFVFVRDPSRPDHFALESGKVQLLTLVGVTKNEMAFARSNGMDKLMEKLVAAGSGYITQPERDEVKL
- a CDS encoding dipeptide epimerase, translating into MTPTLITDVRFEPLDLPLTEPFGIATGAQHAAENVLVKLTLADGTVGLGEAAPFPAVSGETQASTLAALEAVRAGLMGRDVRAWRPLSEWLGDGLALAPAGRAGVEMAVLDALARHHRVPLYVMLGGAGTVLDIDMTVTVGDVRHAAESARSILKRGITTLKVKVGALSPDQDAARMVAIHEVAPQARLFADANGGYDVAEALAFVKELERAGVPLALLEQPVPASDLAGMAEVAKRSKVRVCADESARSAKDVMRLIREGAAHGINIKTMKCGVVESLTMWSLARAAGLELMVGGMVESVLAMSASAHLAAGLGGFTYADLDTPLFIARHPFRSGIRYEGSRLHLEEGAVGHGVTLS